The genome window CGCGCCACCGACCTGCGCTCGGGCAAGTCGGCCCCCGCCTCGCCCGAACTGCGCGGCTACGGCATCGGCGCGCAGATCCTCGCCGCGCTCGGCATTCACGACATGGTCCTGCTCACCAACACCCGCCACGCCCCGGTCGGCCTCAGCGCCTACGGCCTCGCCATCGTCGAGGAACGCGCCATCGAGAGCGCCCGCTGATGGCCCGCGTGCTGATCGCCGAGGCGCGCTTTTACGCCCACCTCAACGACCTCCTGCTCGCCGGCGCCCGCGCCGCGCTCGACGCCGCCGGTCACACCCACGAGACGATCACCGTCCCCGGCGCGCTCGAGCTGCCCGCCGCCATCGCCCTCGCCGCCGAAAGCGGCCGCTTCGACGCCTTCGTGGCGCTTGGCGTGGTGATCCGCGGCGAAACCTATCACTTCGAGATCGTCGCCGGCGAAAGCGCGCGCGGGCTCATGGCGCTCACTTTGGACGGCCATGCCGTCGGCAACGGCATCCTCACCGTCGAGAACGAAGCCCAGGCCCT of Sphingomonas mesophila contains these proteins:
- the ribH gene encoding 6,7-dimethyl-8-ribityllumazine synthase, with the translated sequence MARVLIAEARFYAHLNDLLLAGARAALDAAGHTHETITVPGALELPAAIALAAESGRFDAFVALGVVIRGETYHFEIVAGESARGLMALTLDGHAVGNGILTVENEAQALVRADPAQLDKGGDAARAALALLELKGKYS